A genomic segment from Corythoichthys intestinalis isolate RoL2023-P3 chromosome 2, ASM3026506v1, whole genome shotgun sequence encodes:
- the LOC130911524 gene encoding protein FAM110A-like isoform X2 gives MPAEGVRRPVGGTFPRVKGPISRRQSPPGDGRSKQSAVERLEADKAKYVKSQAALSKRRPLSPLDVRKCPLNVPLAAALKRTPVRSEREAVQLDLRHLSSLISDVGDGAESAPRKTDTSDTPPSRPAKVGAKSERPDGPGSPTSGTVRRVDVIPQAGARIPHRPPPFICRPFGAPPLLRPLRPAISQLLLLYAKGPPSPLKAAPSAPERPPFLAPPSPDAARLSGSPRRSLSRSKSDTSERFSRAGTELERFFDLCGLDAADVQELAGSASDALSLGRFRSVSAPGTECAASGDEEAEERVPDAVSVIERNARVIKWLYGLHQQK, from the exons ATGCCGGCGGAGGGCGTCCGGCGCCCCGTCGGCGGGACCTTCCCTCGCGTCAAAGGTCCCATCTCTCGCCGGCAAAGTCCGCCAGGTGACGGGAGATCGAAGCAGAGCGCTGTGGAACGGCTGGAAGCGGACAAAGCCAAGTATGTCAAAAGCCAGGCAGCGCTGTCCAAGCGGAGGCCGCTCTCGCCTCTGGATGTACGCAAGTGTCCGCTCAACGTCCCCCTCGCTGCCGCGTTAAAGAGGACCCCCGTCCGGAGCGAGCGGGAAGCTGTCCAGTTGGACCTGCGGCATCTCAGCAGTCTGATCAGTGACGTTGGCGACGGCGCCGAGTCTGCTCCAAGGAAGACGGACACGTCGGATACGCCGCCTTCCCGTCCCGCCAAG GTGGGCGCCAAGTCAGAGCGGCCAGATGGTCCGGGATCCCCGACGTCGGGAACGGTGCGGCGAGTGGATGTGATCCCTCAAGCCGGCGCCAGAATCCCTCACCGACCGCCGCCATTCATTTGCCGTCCCTTTGGTGCACCTCCGTTGTTGCGGCCCCTCCGCCCAGCTATCTCTCAGCTCCTCCTCCTCTACGCCAAAGGCCCGCCCTCCCCTCTAAAAGCTGCGCCATCCGCTCCGGAGCGCCCTCCATTTTTGGCCCCTCCCTCCCCGGACGCGGCCCGCCTCTCCGGCTCGCCCCGGCGGTCTCTGAGCCGCTCCAAATCGGACACGAGTGAGCGATTTTCTCGCGCCGGGACGGAACTGGAACGGTTCTTCGACCTGTGCGGCTTGGACGCCGCCGACGTGCAGGAGTTGGCCGGATCGGCTTCGGACGCGCTTTCGCTGGGCCGTTTCCGCAGCGTCAGCGCCCCCGGGACGGAGTGCGCCGCTTCCGGCGACGAGGAGGCCGAGGAGCGAGTTCCCGACGCCGTCTCGGTCATCGAGAGGAACGCCAGGGTCATCAAATGGCTTTACGGCCTACACCAGCAAAAGTGA
- the LOC130911524 gene encoding protein FAM110A-like isoform X1, whose amino-acid sequence MPAEGVRRPVGGTFPRVKGPISRRQSPPGDGRSKQSAVERLEADKAKYVKSQAALSKRRPLSPLDVRKCPLNVPLAAALKRTPVRSEREAVQLDLRHLSSLISDVGDGAESAPRKTDTSDTPPSRPAKEQNPGPTAALADRFGHPCNKVGAKSERPDGPGSPTSGTVRRVDVIPQAGARIPHRPPPFICRPFGAPPLLRPLRPAISQLLLLYAKGPPSPLKAAPSAPERPPFLAPPSPDAARLSGSPRRSLSRSKSDTSERFSRAGTELERFFDLCGLDAADVQELAGSASDALSLGRFRSVSAPGTECAASGDEEAEERVPDAVSVIERNARVIKWLYGLHQQK is encoded by the exons ATGCCGGCGGAGGGCGTCCGGCGCCCCGTCGGCGGGACCTTCCCTCGCGTCAAAGGTCCCATCTCTCGCCGGCAAAGTCCGCCAGGTGACGGGAGATCGAAGCAGAGCGCTGTGGAACGGCTGGAAGCGGACAAAGCCAAGTATGTCAAAAGCCAGGCAGCGCTGTCCAAGCGGAGGCCGCTCTCGCCTCTGGATGTACGCAAGTGTCCGCTCAACGTCCCCCTCGCTGCCGCGTTAAAGAGGACCCCCGTCCGGAGCGAGCGGGAAGCTGTCCAGTTGGACCTGCGGCATCTCAGCAGTCTGATCAGTGACGTTGGCGACGGCGCCGAGTCTGCTCCAAGGAAGACGGACACGTCGGATACGCCGCCTTCCCGTCCCGCCAAG gaacaaaacccaggacccacagcggcccttgcggacaggtttggacacccatgcaataag GTGGGCGCCAAGTCAGAGCGGCCAGATGGTCCGGGATCCCCGACGTCGGGAACGGTGCGGCGAGTGGATGTGATCCCTCAAGCCGGCGCCAGAATCCCTCACCGACCGCCGCCATTCATTTGCCGTCCCTTTGGTGCACCTCCGTTGTTGCGGCCCCTCCGCCCAGCTATCTCTCAGCTCCTCCTCCTCTACGCCAAAGGCCCGCCCTCCCCTCTAAAAGCTGCGCCATCCGCTCCGGAGCGCCCTCCATTTTTGGCCCCTCCCTCCCCGGACGCGGCCCGCCTCTCCGGCTCGCCCCGGCGGTCTCTGAGCCGCTCCAAATCGGACACGAGTGAGCGATTTTCTCGCGCCGGGACGGAACTGGAACGGTTCTTCGACCTGTGCGGCTTGGACGCCGCCGACGTGCAGGAGTTGGCCGGATCGGCTTCGGACGCGCTTTCGCTGGGCCGTTTCCGCAGCGTCAGCGCCCCCGGGACGGAGTGCGCCGCTTCCGGCGACGAGGAGGCCGAGGAGCGAGTTCCCGACGCCGTCTCGGTCATCGAGAGGAACGCCAGGGTCATCAAATGGCTTTACGGCCTACACCAGCAAAAGTGA
- the LOC130912552 gene encoding prickle planar cell polarity protein 3-like isoform X2 — protein MFLRGSKKRITNSSEEADVGRPRGEECHGWRKICAHLEVEHAARWAPGCPEKAVSKLGRDFQRHSISVSDDDSGCASEEYTWVPPGLHPEQCGRKIGGGEVAVFASRAGSGACWHPRCFRCERCDELLVDLIYFYQDGRVYCGRHHAERLKPRCQACDEIIFADECTEAEGRFWHLKHFSCCQCQAALGGQHYVMRACRPYCRSCYRFRYAQCCDACGETIGVGESQMTYEGGRWHADDLCFCCARCRLPLSGRPFLPRRGLLFCSGACSLVDRPDGARSWRLSSPCASPSRPAEGAERCCDMEASGDSPLLGNARSRSPVPNIRGGNGPGPPDLPRPGDDGLSEGNSGPGLASVSSRGTSTNQDVEQNDRPLKDDISPDAPPLPVKSRHPSAPTTPPPPTFENAPPESPPPLRSGPARVSFREPISSSYSADEESQDDERTADAEENLSPCERERRDSGSSCSTCSSSSDSEPEGYFLGRPIPPPLQKRKEDEEPSRKSLRDSFRRRRAGDAKDKDPNCSLS, from the exons GAAGATCTGCGCGCACTTGGAGGTGGAGCATGCCGCCCGTTGGGCTCCGGGCTGCCCGGAGAAGGCTGTATCCAAACTGGGCCGGGACTTCCAGAGGCATTCGATCTCAGTCTCCGACGACGACTCGGGCTGCGCCTCCGAGGAATACACTTGGGTTCCGCCGGGCCTTCACCCGGAGCAG TGTGGCCGAAAAATTGGTGGCGGCGAGGTGGCGGTGTTCGCTAGCCGCGCAGGAAGCGGCGCTTGCTGGCACCCGCGCTGCTTCCGCTGCGAGCGCTGTGACGAGCTGCTGGTGGACCTCATCTACTTCTACCAGGACGGCCGCGTGTACTGTGGCCGGCATCACGCCGAGAGGCTCAAGCCTCGCTGTCAGGCCTGCGACGAG ATCATCTTTGCGGACGAATGCACGGAGGCCGAAGGGAGGTTCTGGCACCTAAAGCACTTCAGCTGTTGCCAGTGCCAAGCGGCGCTGGGAGGCCAGCACTACGTCATGAGAGCGTGCCGACCCTACTGCCGATCCTGCTACCGATTCCGATACGCCCAGTGCTGCGACGCCTGCGGGGAAACCATAG GGGTCGGTGAGAGCCAGATGACATACGAGGGAGGACGCTGGCACGCCGATGACCTGTGCTTCTGTTGCGCCCGATGCCGACTGCCTCTGTCGGGTCGGCCCTTCCTGCCCCGACGAGGGCTCCTCTTCTGCTCCGGGGCCTGCTCGCTTGTGGACCGCCCCGACGGCGCCCGCTCCTGGCGCCTCTCGTCGCCGTGTGCTTCTCCCTCGCGGCCCGCGGAGGGCGCCGAACGATGTTGTG ACATGGAGGCAAGTGGAGACTCTCCTCTGCTCGGCAATGCGCGCTCCCGGTCTCCTGTCCCCAACATCAGGGGAGGGAACGGCCCCGGGCCCCCAGACCTTCCACGTCCGGGGGACGACGGCCTTTCGGAAGGAAATTCCGGACCTGGACTGGCTAGCGTGTCTTCAAGGGGAACCTCCACCAATCAGGACGTCGAGCAAAACGATCGTCCCCTGAAAG ACGACATTTCGCCTGACGCACCTCCGCTTCCCGTCAAGTCTCGCCACCCGTCCGCTcccacaaccccgccgccgccaACGTTTGAAAACGCGCCCCCTGAGTCCCCGCCCCCTTTGAGAAGTGGCCCGGCGAGGGTCAGCTTCCGAGAGCCCATAAGCAGCAGCTACTCTGCGGACGAGGAAAGCCAAGACGACGAGCGCACGGCGGACGCCGAGGAGAATCTGAGCCCGTGCGAGAGAGAGCGACGGGACTCGGGTTCCTCGTGCTCCACGTGTTCATCTTCCTCCGATTCGGAGCCAGAGGGCTACTTCCTGGGGCGGCCGATACCGCCGCCGCTCCAAAAACGGAAAGAAGACGAAGAGCCTTCCAGAAAGAGTTTGAGGGACAGCTTCAGGCGAAGGCGTGCTGGCGACGCCAAGGACAAAGATCCAAACTGCTCGCTTTCTTGA
- the LOC130912552 gene encoding prickle planar cell polarity protein 3-like isoform X1 — protein sequence MFLRGSKKRITNSSEEADVGRPRGEECHGWRKICAHLEVEHAARWAPGCPEKAVSKLGRDFQRHSISVSDDDSGCASEEYTWVPPGLHPEQVYQYFSSLPEDRVPYVNSAGERYRLKQLLHQLPAHDSEPDYCGSLNEDEKRELRSFSQRRKRDNVGRGVVRLLPIAGALCKQCGRKIGGGEVAVFASRAGSGACWHPRCFRCERCDELLVDLIYFYQDGRVYCGRHHAERLKPRCQACDEIIFADECTEAEGRFWHLKHFSCCQCQAALGGQHYVMRACRPYCRSCYRFRYAQCCDACGETIGVGESQMTYEGGRWHADDLCFCCARCRLPLSGRPFLPRRGLLFCSGACSLVDRPDGARSWRLSSPCASPSRPAEGAERCCDMEASGDSPLLGNARSRSPVPNIRGGNGPGPPDLPRPGDDGLSEGNSGPGLASVSSRGTSTNQDVEQNDRPLKDDISPDAPPLPVKSRHPSAPTTPPPPTFENAPPESPPPLRSGPARVSFREPISSSYSADEESQDDERTADAEENLSPCERERRDSGSSCSTCSSSSDSEPEGYFLGRPIPPPLQKRKEDEEPSRKSLRDSFRRRRAGDAKDKDPNCSLS from the exons GAAGATCTGCGCGCACTTGGAGGTGGAGCATGCCGCCCGTTGGGCTCCGGGCTGCCCGGAGAAGGCTGTATCCAAACTGGGCCGGGACTTCCAGAGGCATTCGATCTCAGTCTCCGACGACGACTCGGGCTGCGCCTCCGAGGAATACACTTGGGTTCCGCCGGGCCTTCACCCGGAGCAG GTGTACCAGTATTTTAGCAGCTTGCCGGAGGACAGGGTGCCATACGTCAACAGCGCAGGAGAACGATACAGACTCAAACAGCTACTGCACCAGCTTCCCGCTCATGACAGCGAG CCCGACTACTGCGGCTCGTTAAACGAGGACGAGAAGCGGGAGTTGCGTTCGTTCAGCCAGCGGCGGAAACGAGACAACGTGGGCCGAGGCGTGGTCAGGCTCCTCCCCATCGCCGGAGCGCTCTGCAAACAG TGTGGCCGAAAAATTGGTGGCGGCGAGGTGGCGGTGTTCGCTAGCCGCGCAGGAAGCGGCGCTTGCTGGCACCCGCGCTGCTTCCGCTGCGAGCGCTGTGACGAGCTGCTGGTGGACCTCATCTACTTCTACCAGGACGGCCGCGTGTACTGTGGCCGGCATCACGCCGAGAGGCTCAAGCCTCGCTGTCAGGCCTGCGACGAG ATCATCTTTGCGGACGAATGCACGGAGGCCGAAGGGAGGTTCTGGCACCTAAAGCACTTCAGCTGTTGCCAGTGCCAAGCGGCGCTGGGAGGCCAGCACTACGTCATGAGAGCGTGCCGACCCTACTGCCGATCCTGCTACCGATTCCGATACGCCCAGTGCTGCGACGCCTGCGGGGAAACCATAG GGGTCGGTGAGAGCCAGATGACATACGAGGGAGGACGCTGGCACGCCGATGACCTGTGCTTCTGTTGCGCCCGATGCCGACTGCCTCTGTCGGGTCGGCCCTTCCTGCCCCGACGAGGGCTCCTCTTCTGCTCCGGGGCCTGCTCGCTTGTGGACCGCCCCGACGGCGCCCGCTCCTGGCGCCTCTCGTCGCCGTGTGCTTCTCCCTCGCGGCCCGCGGAGGGCGCCGAACGATGTTGTG ACATGGAGGCAAGTGGAGACTCTCCTCTGCTCGGCAATGCGCGCTCCCGGTCTCCTGTCCCCAACATCAGGGGAGGGAACGGCCCCGGGCCCCCAGACCTTCCACGTCCGGGGGACGACGGCCTTTCGGAAGGAAATTCCGGACCTGGACTGGCTAGCGTGTCTTCAAGGGGAACCTCCACCAATCAGGACGTCGAGCAAAACGATCGTCCCCTGAAAG ACGACATTTCGCCTGACGCACCTCCGCTTCCCGTCAAGTCTCGCCACCCGTCCGCTcccacaaccccgccgccgccaACGTTTGAAAACGCGCCCCCTGAGTCCCCGCCCCCTTTGAGAAGTGGCCCGGCGAGGGTCAGCTTCCGAGAGCCCATAAGCAGCAGCTACTCTGCGGACGAGGAAAGCCAAGACGACGAGCGCACGGCGGACGCCGAGGAGAATCTGAGCCCGTGCGAGAGAGAGCGACGGGACTCGGGTTCCTCGTGCTCCACGTGTTCATCTTCCTCCGATTCGGAGCCAGAGGGCTACTTCCTGGGGCGGCCGATACCGCCGCCGCTCCAAAAACGGAAAGAAGACGAAGAGCCTTCCAGAAAGAGTTTGAGGGACAGCTTCAGGCGAAGGCGTGCTGGCGACGCCAAGGACAAAGATCCAAACTGCTCGCTTTCTTGA